From the Accumulibacter sp. genome, one window contains:
- a CDS encoding TonB-dependent receptor: MKFRINRTAALIAAFGASGMVPAVAADGATAAAAAGAERPAQLAPVVVEESRLQPLPAANRVDEETMRALRPATSDTASMLRDVPGVQLQGAGGVSSLPVIRGLADDRNRIIVDGMDLIASCPNHMNPPLSYLDPNGVSKLRVIPGVTPVSLGGDSIGGTIIAESLAPRFAATGQDLLLSGEAGAFYRSNGNAWGGNLSAVVANENLSANFSATTAKAENYTAGGNFKNFTATGNPGRTLARDEVGSTAYETHNYQFGLAYRQGDHLLEFKYAYQDIPEQLFPNQRMDMLGNTENRFNLHYRGQFDWGQLDARAYYETVDHLMDFGPDKRFYYGMASGGHNAVIGMPCSPISANCAAGMPMKTDSNTSGVTLRADVNLGVNDLLRVGGLYQHYRLDDYWPASGGGMWPLTFDNINDGTRDRLGVFGEWESRLDAQWTTLLGVRYERVTTDAGPVQGYNPNINFTTMMMGGMPMRSYNNQQADAAAFNAQDRKRTDNNWDLTALARYTLDAQTDLEVGVARKTRSPNLYERYTWSTWSMAAVMNNFVGDGNGYYGDIDLDPEVAYTVSASVDWHASDRSWKLRATPYYTRVKDYIDAIRCNNTTSCPPPNATTTNQFVVLQYANQSAELYGIDFSGELPLARTGYGDFGVNGVVSYTYGKNRDTGDGLYNIMPFNARLALTHRLGGWDNALEFVGATSKDHLSDVRNEIGTPGYGLLNLRASYSWKQARLDFGIDNVFDKLYYLPLGGAYTGQGTTMMINAIPWGIAVPGMGRSVYTGLSFKL, encoded by the coding sequence ATGAAGTTCCGGATCAATCGCACGGCCGCGCTGATCGCGGCTTTCGGAGCAAGCGGCATGGTGCCGGCAGTAGCCGCCGACGGCGCGACCGCGGCCGCTGCCGCGGGTGCCGAGCGGCCGGCACAGCTCGCGCCGGTGGTCGTCGAGGAGAGCCGCCTGCAGCCACTGCCGGCCGCGAACCGTGTCGACGAAGAAACGATGCGTGCCCTGCGCCCGGCGACCAGCGACACCGCGAGCATGCTGCGCGACGTCCCTGGTGTCCAATTGCAGGGCGCCGGCGGGGTGTCCAGCCTGCCGGTGATCCGCGGCCTTGCCGACGACCGCAACCGGATCATCGTCGATGGAATGGACCTGATCGCCTCGTGCCCGAACCACATGAACCCGCCGCTCTCTTATCTCGACCCGAATGGCGTCAGCAAGCTGCGCGTCATTCCCGGCGTGACGCCAGTGAGCCTCGGTGGCGACAGCATCGGCGGCACGATCATCGCCGAATCGCTGGCGCCGCGCTTCGCCGCAACGGGCCAGGACTTGCTGTTGAGCGGCGAAGCCGGCGCGTTCTACCGCAGCAACGGCAACGCCTGGGGCGGCAACCTTTCGGCCGTCGTCGCCAACGAGAACCTCAGCGCCAACTTCAGTGCGACGACCGCCAAGGCGGAGAACTACACCGCCGGCGGCAACTTCAAGAACTTCACCGCGACCGGCAATCCGGGACGGACGCTGGCGCGTGACGAGGTCGGATCGACCGCCTACGAAACGCACAACTACCAGTTCGGGCTCGCCTACCGTCAAGGCGACCACCTTCTCGAGTTCAAGTACGCTTATCAGGACATTCCGGAGCAGCTGTTCCCGAACCAGCGGATGGACATGCTCGGCAACACCGAGAACCGCTTCAACCTGCATTATCGGGGGCAGTTCGACTGGGGCCAACTCGATGCACGCGCTTACTACGAGACGGTCGACCATCTGATGGATTTCGGTCCCGACAAGCGCTTCTACTACGGCATGGCGTCGGGTGGCCACAACGCCGTGATCGGCATGCCCTGCTCGCCGATCAGCGCGAACTGCGCTGCCGGCATGCCGATGAAGACCGACAGCAACACCAGCGGTGTCACCCTGCGTGCCGACGTCAATCTCGGTGTCAACGACCTGCTGCGCGTCGGCGGCCTGTACCAGCACTACCGGCTCGACGACTACTGGCCGGCGTCGGGGGGCGGCATGTGGCCGCTGACCTTCGATAACATCAACGATGGTACGCGCGACCGACTCGGCGTCTTCGGCGAGTGGGAGTCGCGACTCGATGCGCAGTGGACGACCCTGCTCGGCGTCCGCTACGAGCGCGTCACGACCGATGCCGGTCCCGTGCAGGGCTACAACCCGAACATCAACTTCACGACGATGATGATGGGCGGGATGCCGATGCGCTCGTACAACAACCAGCAGGCCGATGCCGCAGCCTTCAACGCACAGGATCGCAAGCGGACCGACAACAACTGGGATCTCACCGCCCTCGCCCGCTACACACTCGACGCCCAGACCGACCTCGAAGTCGGCGTCGCACGCAAGACGCGCTCGCCGAACCTGTACGAGCGTTACACCTGGTCGACCTGGTCGATGGCTGCGGTGATGAACAACTTCGTCGGTGACGGCAACGGCTACTACGGCGACATCGACCTCGACCCGGAGGTGGCGTACACGGTCTCGGCATCGGTCGACTGGCATGCGAGCGACCGCAGCTGGAAACTCCGGGCGACGCCTTACTACACGCGGGTCAAGGACTACATCGACGCGATCCGCTGCAACAACACGACGAGCTGTCCGCCGCCGAACGCGACGACGACGAACCAGTTCGTCGTCCTGCAGTACGCGAACCAGTCGGCCGAGCTCTACGGCATCGACTTCTCCGGCGAATTGCCCCTGGCGCGCACGGGCTACGGCGACTTCGGAGTGAACGGAGTCGTTTCCTACACCTACGGCAAGAACCGCGATACCGGCGACGGCCTCTACAACATCATGCCGTTCAACGCCCGATTGGCGCTGACCCACCGCCTCGGCGGCTGGGACAACGCACTCGAGTTCGTCGGCGCGACGTCGAAGGATCACCTGTCCGACGTCCGCAACGAAATCGGCACGCCGGGATACGGGCTGCTCAACCTGCGCGCCAGCTACTCGTGGAAGCAGGCTCGTCTCGATTTCGGCATCGACAACGTCTTTGACAAGCTCTACTACCTGCCACTCGGCGGCGCCTACACCGGCCAGGGAACGACGATGATGATCAACGCGATACCCTGGGGCATCGCGGTTCCCGGCATGGGCCGTTCGGTCTATACCGGGCTCAGCTTCAAGCTGTAG
- the nifK gene encoding nitrogenase molybdenum-iron protein subunit beta, whose product MQAVDDIKPCYPLFGEADYQVSLKNKRDVFEERHPPEKVHEIFLWTTTAEYQELNFKREALTVDPDKACQPLGAVLCALGFEKTLPYVHGSQGCVSYFRTYFNRHFKEPICCVSDSMTEDAAVFGGQKNMFDGLENARAIYKPEMIAVSTTCMAEVIGDDLNAFINNAKKDGHVPDDFPVPFAHTPSFVGSHVTGWDNMFEGIMRSFTLNHMADKAPGENGKLNFVPGFETYLGNFRVIKRMMAEMGVEATLLSDPSEVLDTPADGEFRMYAGGTTQDEIKDAPNAISTILLQPFQLDKTKKLVENTWNHEVPKLNIPMGVDWTDDFLMQVSELTGKPIPESLAKERGRLVDLMSDSHAWLHGKKFALYGDPDFVMGMVKILFECGAEPTHVLSHNGSKRWLKTMEKMLSESPFGVNAKAWTGLDLWHLRSLCFTDKPDFLIGNSYGKFIQRDTLHKGKEFEVPLIRIGFPLFDRHHLHRQTTIGYEGAMQVVTTLVNAVLERLDQETMGMGTTDYNFDLVR is encoded by the coding sequence ATGCAAGCTGTAGACGATATCAAGCCCTGCTACCCGCTTTTCGGCGAAGCCGACTACCAGGTGTCGTTGAAGAACAAACGGGATGTCTTCGAAGAGCGCCATCCGCCGGAGAAGGTGCACGAGATCTTCCTCTGGACCACCACCGCGGAATACCAGGAGCTCAACTTCAAACGCGAGGCGCTGACCGTCGATCCGGACAAGGCCTGCCAGCCGCTCGGCGCCGTGCTCTGTGCGCTGGGTTTCGAGAAGACGCTGCCCTACGTCCATGGCTCGCAGGGTTGCGTCTCGTACTTTCGTACCTATTTCAATCGCCACTTCAAGGAGCCGATTTGCTGCGTCTCGGATTCGATGACCGAAGATGCTGCGGTGTTTGGCGGCCAGAAGAACATGTTCGATGGCCTCGAGAATGCCCGCGCCATCTACAAGCCGGAAATGATCGCGGTATCCACCACCTGCATGGCCGAAGTGATCGGCGATGACCTCAACGCGTTCATCAACAACGCCAAGAAGGATGGCCATGTGCCGGACGACTTTCCGGTTCCCTTTGCGCACACGCCTTCTTTCGTCGGCTCGCACGTCACCGGCTGGGACAACATGTTCGAAGGCATCATGCGCTCGTTCACGCTGAACCACATGGCCGACAAGGCACCAGGCGAGAACGGCAAGCTCAACTTCGTTCCCGGTTTCGAGACCTATCTCGGCAACTTCCGGGTCATCAAGCGGATGATGGCCGAGATGGGCGTCGAGGCAACGCTGCTCTCGGACCCGAGCGAGGTGCTCGACACGCCGGCGGACGGTGAGTTCCGGATGTACGCCGGCGGCACGACGCAGGACGAGATCAAGGACGCGCCGAACGCCATCAGCACCATCCTGCTGCAGCCATTCCAGCTCGACAAGACGAAGAAGTTGGTCGAGAACACGTGGAACCATGAGGTGCCCAAGCTCAACATCCCGATGGGTGTGGATTGGACCGACGACTTTCTGATGCAGGTTTCCGAACTCACCGGCAAGCCGATCCCGGAATCGCTGGCGAAGGAACGCGGCCGCCTGGTCGACCTGATGTCCGATTCGCACGCCTGGTTGCACGGCAAGAAATTTGCCCTCTACGGAGACCCCGACTTCGTCATGGGGATGGTCAAGATCCTCTTCGAATGCGGTGCCGAACCGACGCACGTGCTCAGCCACAACGGCAGCAAGCGCTGGCTGAAGACGATGGAGAAAATGCTCTCGGAGAGCCCGTTCGGGGTCAACGCCAAGGCCTGGACCGGCCTCGACCTGTGGCACCTGCGCTCGCTCTGCTTCACCGACAAGCCGGATTTCCTGATCGGCAACAGCTACGGCAAGTTCATCCAGCGCGACACGCTGCACAAGGGCAAGGAGTTCGAGGTGCCGTTGATTCGCATCGGCTTCCCGCTGTTCGATCGTCATCATCTGCATCGCCAGACGACGATCGGCTACGAGGGAGCGATGCAGGTGGTCACCACGCTGGTCAATGCGGTGCTCGAGCGACTCGACCAGGAAACCATGGGCATGGGTACCACCGACTACAACTTCGATCTGGTGCGCTGA
- the nifT gene encoding putative nitrogen fixation protein NifT → MANIMVRKTAVGTYSFYLPKRDLEDAIVSMEYDSADKWGGEIRLNNGGAYYIEPQVLPARFPISLRARRLDAAE, encoded by the coding sequence ATGGCCAACATCATGGTCCGCAAGACGGCTGTCGGTACCTACTCGTTCTACCTGCCGAAGCGCGATCTCGAGGACGCCATCGTCTCGATGGAATACGACAGCGCCGACAAGTGGGGCGGCGAGATCCGGCTCAACAATGGCGGTGCCTATTACATTGAACCGCAGGTCCTGCCTGCACGCTTCCCGATCTCGCTGCGCGCCAGGCGACTGGATGCGGCGGAGTAA
- the nifH gene encoding nitrogenase iron protein — protein MGKLRQAAIYGKGGIGKSTTTQNLVAALAEIGKKVMIVGCDPKADSTRLILHSKSQNSVMGLAAEAGSVEDLELEDVMSVGYGGIKCVESGGPEPGVGCAGRGVITAINFLEEEGAYDEDLEFVFYDVLGDVVCGGFAMPIRENKAQEIYIVCSGEMMAMYAANNIAKGIVKYANSGGVRLAGLICNSRNTDREDELIMALAAKLGTQMIHFIPRHNIVQHAEIRRMTVIEYDPTAAQADEYRTLAKKIVANKNFVIPTPVTMDELEELLMEFGILQEDDESIIGKTAAQLAAEQAGALAAA, from the coding sequence ATGGGAAAACTTCGTCAGGCCGCCATCTATGGCAAGGGCGGTATCGGCAAGTCCACCACGACCCAGAACCTCGTCGCCGCGCTGGCGGAGATCGGCAAGAAGGTGATGATCGTCGGTTGCGACCCGAAGGCCGATTCGACGCGACTGATCCTGCACAGCAAGTCGCAGAACTCGGTCATGGGCCTTGCTGCCGAGGCCGGTTCGGTCGAGGACCTCGAACTCGAGGATGTGATGTCGGTCGGTTACGGCGGCATCAAGTGCGTCGAGTCCGGTGGTCCGGAACCGGGCGTCGGCTGTGCCGGTCGCGGCGTGATCACGGCGATCAATTTCCTCGAGGAGGAGGGCGCCTACGACGAGGACCTCGAATTCGTCTTCTACGACGTGCTCGGTGACGTCGTCTGCGGTGGCTTCGCGATGCCGATCCGCGAGAACAAGGCGCAGGAAATCTACATCGTCTGCTCGGGCGAGATGATGGCCATGTACGCCGCCAACAACATCGCCAAGGGCATCGTGAAATACGCCAACTCCGGCGGCGTGCGCCTCGCCGGCCTGATCTGCAACAGTCGCAACACCGACCGCGAGGACGAGCTGATCATGGCGCTGGCGGCCAAGCTGGGTACCCAGATGATCCACTTCATCCCCCGTCACAACATCGTCCAGCACGCCGAGATCCGCCGCATGACGGTGATCGAGTACGACCCGACGGCGGCGCAGGCCGACGAGTACCGGACGCTGGCGAAGAAGATCGTCGCCAACAAGAACTTCGTCATTCCGACACCGGTGACCATGGACGAACTCGAGGAGCTGCTGATGGAGTTCGGCATCCTGCAGGAGGACGACGAGTCGATCATCGGCAAGACCGCAGCCCAGCTCGCGGCCGAGCAGGCCGGAGCGCTCGCCGCTGCCTGA
- a CDS encoding ExbD/TolR family protein, with translation MSDCRFRRHRPAATRADMNVVPLVDVMLVLLVIFIVTAPLLTHAVKIDLPQASSQVNVTRDERVELAVREDGAMYWNGEALTLEQLTERCDLAGRQAPQPELHLHADRHVHFERVARVLAIAVRAGLQRIAFVSLPEERATP, from the coding sequence ATGAGCGACTGCCGTTTCCGCCGTCATCGTCCCGCGGCGACGCGCGCGGACATGAATGTCGTGCCGCTGGTCGACGTGATGCTGGTGCTGCTGGTGATCTTCATCGTCACCGCTCCGCTGCTGACGCACGCGGTCAAGATCGACTTGCCACAAGCGTCGAGCCAGGTCAATGTCACACGCGACGAACGCGTCGAACTGGCAGTTCGTGAAGACGGCGCAATGTACTGGAACGGCGAGGCGCTGACGCTCGAGCAGCTCACCGAACGCTGCGACCTCGCCGGCCGGCAGGCGCCGCAGCCCGAACTGCACCTGCATGCCGATCGCCACGTCCATTTCGAGCGCGTCGCACGCGTGCTGGCAATCGCCGTGCGCGCCGGCCTGCAGCGAATCGCTTTCGTCTCCCTGCCGGAAGAGCGGGCCACGCCGTAG
- a CDS encoding energy transducer TonB: MIVLPASGWRPASPAASSCRRPVELVFAAGVVAAIHVAATYALWTHRLVAAHAETRTLQVDIVAPAVTPPRAPPPNAEPRRPPPANKREMPRQKPAPRQPLLATPPRPTGATAAAAVAEQQPVVEAPAVAPPPALPAQRAPAALGSELSVVCHHRPAPAYPPLSRRLEETGEVLLRVELNEDGSVAAARIERSSGHQRLDDAALTAVRAWRCSVPPAFGRSVRAVALQPFRFVLQ, translated from the coding sequence GTGATCGTGCTGCCGGCATCTGGTTGGCGACCGGCTTCACCGGCCGCCAGCAGCTGCCGGCGGCCAGTCGAGCTGGTCTTCGCGGCCGGCGTCGTCGCCGCCATCCATGTTGCGGCAACCTACGCCCTGTGGACGCACCGTCTCGTTGCAGCGCATGCCGAAACGAGGACGCTGCAGGTCGACATCGTCGCGCCGGCGGTGACGCCGCCGCGCGCTCCGCCGCCCAACGCTGAACCGCGCCGCCCCCCGCCGGCGAACAAGCGCGAGATGCCACGGCAGAAGCCAGCCCCTCGTCAGCCGCTGCTGGCGACGCCGCCTCGGCCAACCGGAGCGACCGCCGCAGCGGCCGTCGCCGAGCAGCAACCCGTGGTCGAAGCCCCGGCAGTGGCGCCCCCGCCCGCCCTTCCGGCGCAACGGGCGCCAGCGGCATTGGGATCCGAACTGTCGGTGGTCTGTCATCACCGGCCAGCCCCTGCCTATCCGCCACTTTCGCGACGACTGGAGGAAACCGGCGAGGTGCTGCTGCGGGTCGAACTGAACGAAGACGGCAGCGTCGCCGCGGCGCGCATCGAACGGAGCAGCGGTCATCAACGACTCGACGACGCCGCGCTGACAGCGGTCCGCGCCTGGCGCTGCAGTGTTCCGCCGGCCTTCGGCCGCAGCGTGCGCGCGGTCGCCTTGCAGCCGTTCCGCTTCGTCCTGCAGTGA
- a CDS encoding MotA/TolQ/ExbB proton channel family protein — MQSTLVDHFGVAHFLSQTDLVGRLVLLVLLLLSLATWYLIVTRSLAGLVAQRRAKAFLGRFWHSGSDDLRRRLQGEDCNHAFARLAAEGLDALADSGGVSLAAAGGFAEYLSRRLNHVIDDEAAAAEYGLTVLASAASAAPYIGLFGTVWGIYHALVQIGLSGQGTLDKVAGPVGEALIMTALGLAVAIPAVLAHNAFNRRNRLWLARLEGFAHELYVLLTVKGVATSPVAAQAPASAR; from the coding sequence GTGCAGTCAACGCTCGTCGATCACTTCGGTGTTGCCCATTTCCTCTCGCAGACCGACCTCGTCGGCCGCCTGGTCCTGCTCGTCCTGCTGCTCCTCTCGCTGGCGACCTGGTACCTGATCGTCACCAGGTCGCTCGCCGGGCTGGTCGCGCAGCGGCGGGCGAAGGCATTTCTCGGGCGCTTCTGGCACAGCGGCAGCGACGACCTGCGGCGCCGCCTGCAGGGTGAGGACTGCAATCACGCGTTCGCGCGGCTGGCGGCCGAAGGGCTCGACGCGCTCGCCGACAGCGGCGGTGTCAGTCTGGCGGCGGCAGGCGGCTTCGCCGAGTATCTCAGCCGCCGGCTGAACCACGTCATCGATGACGAGGCCGCGGCCGCCGAGTACGGCCTGACGGTGCTCGCGTCCGCCGCCTCGGCGGCGCCGTACATCGGGCTTTTCGGCACCGTCTGGGGGATTTACCATGCGCTCGTGCAGATCGGCCTGTCGGGGCAGGGAACGCTCGACAAGGTCGCCGGACCGGTCGGCGAGGCCCTGATCATGACCGCGCTCGGACTGGCAGTGGCGATTCCGGCGGTGCTCGCCCACAACGCCTTCAACCGCCGCAATCGACTGTGGCTGGCGCGCCTCGAGGGCTTTGCGCACGAGCTCTACGTGCTGTTGACGGTGAAGGGCGTCGCGACCAGTCCCGTTGCTGCGCAGGCGCCCGCGAGCGCGCGATGA
- a CDS encoding dinitrogenase iron-molybdenum cofactor N-terminal domain-containing protein, giving the protein MAQSITRDAALRVALAARELGGLPVKALLAALVERLGLPLTAARLATVTVADLQLLLQTNDGADRQVPRQQIRQAVSLLWGEGPADGDRLPVAPYVEGDMPGSIRVACASNREQLLDGHFGSCARFLVYQVSPGETRLIAVRLTCEADQAEDRNAARAALISDCQIVYLQSIGGPATAKVVRAGIHPLRLAREDSGCEAKQLLVRLQQALQHPAPWLARVMGVEAGSLARFVADEA; this is encoded by the coding sequence ATGGCGCAGTCGATCACTCGCGATGCGGCGCTCCGCGTCGCTCTTGCTGCCCGCGAACTGGGCGGTCTGCCGGTCAAGGCGCTGCTTGCGGCTCTGGTCGAGCGACTGGGGCTGCCGCTGACCGCGGCCAGACTCGCCACCGTCACGGTGGCTGACCTGCAGCTCCTGCTGCAGACGAACGACGGTGCCGACAGGCAGGTTCCGCGGCAGCAGATCAGACAGGCCGTCAGCCTGCTGTGGGGTGAAGGCCCTGCCGATGGCGACCGCCTGCCGGTTGCGCCCTACGTTGAAGGCGACATGCCGGGTTCGATTCGCGTGGCCTGCGCCTCGAACCGCGAGCAACTGCTCGACGGCCACTTCGGATCCTGCGCACGCTTCCTGGTTTACCAAGTGTCACCTGGCGAAACGAGGCTGATTGCCGTGCGCCTGACGTGCGAGGCCGACCAAGCCGAGGACCGCAACGCGGCACGCGCGGCGCTGATCAGCGATTGCCAGATCGTGTACCTGCAATCGATCGGCGGTCCGGCGACGGCCAAGGTCGTGCGCGCGGGCATCCATCCGCTCAGGCTTGCGCGTGAGGACTCAGGCTGCGAGGCGAAGCAACTGCTCGTCCGCCTGCAGCAGGCGCTGCAACATCCGGCGCCCTGGCTGGCCCGCGTCATGGGCGTCGAGGCCGGGTCGCTGGCCCGCTTCGTCGCCGACGAGGCATGA
- the nifD gene encoding nitrogenase molybdenum-iron protein alpha chain, translated as MSELTRQETEALIQEVLEVYPDKARKDRAKHLAVNDQSIEQAKKCITSNRKSLPGVMTVRGCAYAGSKGVVWGPIKDMIHVSHGPIGCGQYSRAGRRNYYVGTTGVDTFGTMNFTSDFQEKDIVFGGDKKLAKLIGEIETLFPLHKGISVQSECPIGLIGDDIEAVSKKAAKEMDKPVVPVRCEGFRGVSQSLGHHIANDSIRDWVLDKRDGQPFAATPYDVSIIGDYNIGGDAWASRILIEEMGLRVVSQWAGDGTLAEIEKTPKVKLNLLHCYRSMNYISRHMEEKYGIPWLEYNFFGPTKIAESLRAIAAHFDEHIKEGAERVIARYQPMMEAVIAKYRPRLQGKTVMLYVGGLRPRHVIGAYEDLGMQVIGTGYEFAHNDDYDRTIKEMGNATLLYDDATGFELEEFIKRMKPDLVGSGIKEKYVFQKMGIPLRQMHSWDYSGPYHGYDGFAIFARDMDMAISNPCWSKQTPPWKKQPESGDSTAPDAEGELKKVA; from the coding sequence ATGTCTGAATTGACACGTCAAGAAACCGAGGCCCTGATTCAGGAGGTGCTCGAGGTCTATCCCGACAAGGCCAGGAAGGACCGCGCCAAGCACCTCGCGGTCAACGACCAGTCGATCGAACAAGCGAAGAAATGCATCACTTCCAACCGCAAGTCGCTGCCCGGTGTGATGACCGTTCGCGGCTGCGCCTACGCCGGTTCCAAGGGCGTGGTCTGGGGTCCGATCAAGGACATGATCCACGTCTCGCACGGCCCCATCGGCTGCGGCCAGTATTCGCGTGCCGGCCGCCGCAACTACTACGTCGGTACCACCGGTGTCGACACCTTCGGCACCATGAACTTCACCTCCGACTTCCAGGAGAAGGACATCGTCTTCGGCGGCGACAAGAAGCTGGCCAAGCTGATCGGCGAGATCGAAACGCTGTTTCCGCTGCACAAGGGCATTTCGGTGCAGTCCGAGTGCCCGATCGGGCTGATCGGCGACGACATCGAGGCGGTGTCGAAGAAAGCCGCCAAGGAAATGGACAAGCCGGTCGTTCCGGTGCGCTGTGAAGGCTTTCGCGGCGTCTCGCAGTCGCTCGGGCACCACATCGCCAACGACTCGATCCGCGACTGGGTCCTCGACAAGCGCGACGGCCAGCCCTTCGCAGCAACCCCCTACGATGTTTCCATCATTGGCGACTACAACATCGGCGGCGATGCCTGGGCGTCGCGCATCCTGATCGAGGAGATGGGTCTGCGGGTGGTCTCGCAGTGGGCTGGCGACGGTACGTTGGCCGAGATCGAGAAGACGCCCAAGGTCAAGCTCAACCTCCTGCACTGCTACCGCTCGATGAATTACATCAGCCGCCACATGGAGGAGAAGTACGGCATTCCCTGGCTGGAATACAACTTCTTCGGGCCGACCAAGATCGCCGAGTCGCTGCGCGCCATTGCCGCCCACTTCGATGAGCACATCAAGGAAGGCGCCGAGCGCGTCATCGCCAGGTACCAGCCGATGATGGAGGCGGTGATCGCCAAGTACAGGCCGCGCCTGCAGGGCAAGACGGTGATGCTCTATGTCGGCGGCCTGCGACCGCGGCACGTCATCGGCGCCTACGAGGATCTCGGCATGCAGGTCATCGGCACCGGCTACGAGTTCGCGCACAACGACGACTACGACCGCACGATCAAGGAAATGGGCAACGCCACGCTGCTCTACGACGACGCCACGGGCTTCGAGCTGGAAGAGTTCATCAAGCGGATGAAGCCCGACCTCGTCGGTTCCGGCATCAAGGAGAAATACGTCTTCCAGAAGATGGGCATCCCGCTGCGCCAGATGCACTCCTGGGACTACTCGGGTCCGTACCACGGCTACGACGGCTTTGCCATCTTCGCCCGCGACATGGACATGGCGATTTCCAACCCGTGCTGGAGCAAGCAGACGCCGCCATGGAAGAAGCAGCCGGAGTCGGGCGATTCGACCGCACCGGATGCAGAAGGCGAGTTGAAGAAGGTCGCCTGA
- a CDS encoding 4Fe-4S dicluster domain-containing protein yields MAMKIIQAECTSCGDCKPVCPTSSITSKAGMYKINVDTCTECDGEFDSPRCLDACPAGEACIVFI; encoded by the coding sequence ATGGCAATGAAAATCATCCAGGCCGAATGCACGTCGTGTGGCGACTGCAAGCCGGTCTGCCCGACCAGCTCGATCACCAGCAAGGCCGGCATGTACAAGATCAATGTCGACACCTGCACCGAGTGCGACGGCGAGTTCGATTCACCGCGCTGCCTCGATGCCTGTCCGGCAGGCGAAGCCTGCATCGTCTTCATCTAG